DNA sequence from the Psychrilyobacter piezotolerans genome:
GTGTGTACAACCACATCTTAGGAGATGGTCGTGAAGGTGTCATCACCCACAGGGATACCGTAAAAATCCGGGCTGAAGACGGCAGGTGGATAAGCGGGCTGGATATCAGTAACTTTATAAATAACCTCCCCCATAAAAAAGATACCCGTAATTTTACTACTGCAAATGCCAGTGGTTCCACATCTCAGGCTGCCAATATAATGGAAGCTTTGGAATTAGGAGCGACTACCCTCCTCATCGATGAGGATACCACTGCTACAAACTTTATGGTGAGAGATCGAAAGATCCAGGAATTAATCTCCCATAAAAAGGAACCTATCACCCCATTTATCGAAAGAATCGAGTCTATGAAGGCTCGTGATATTTCTGTTATAATTGTTGTGGGAGGGTTAGGAGATTATTTTTCCATGGCAGACAGAGTTATTATGTTAGATGAATATAACCTTATAGATGTCACTGAAAAAGCAAAAATCATCGATAAAAAATTTGAAAATTTAAATGTCAGAGGTGTTACTGAAAAATTTAATATCCCTTTTAGGAGAGTAGATTCCCGGAAAACAAAAAAATTATTCACCTCAGACCGTTGTAAGGTAAAGACCAGGGAATTAGATGAACTCCTCATAGACAGGGAGAGCATCGATATCCGTTATTTAGAACAATATGTTGAAAATGCTCAGGTAACATTCACCGGGGAGATCATCAGAAAGATATTTTCTCAGGATAAATATGAAACTTTTAAAGAAAAATTAGAAAATTTACAGGCAGAGATCGATAAAAATAATTTAAGTAAACTACTAAAAAGTAATAGCGGCAGTCTGGTTGAAGCCAGGAAATATGAGATTGCAGGTGCTGTTACCAGGTTACGTAAAGATATATTTGAAAAATAGTTATTATGAACAAAAAAAAATAGTCGAAAAGAGGAATGACATGGAACTTTTAGCGTACCTATATCATTTAATAACAAATTTCAGAAATAGATTATATGACAAAAAGATCTTTAAGTCTAAAAAAATAGACGATATAGAGATTTTTTGTGTTGGAAACATTACAGTAGGAGGGACAGGAAAAACCCCTACCGTACAATATCTAGTTCAAAAATTTTTAGATGAGGGAAAAAAAGTCGCCATAGTATCTAGAGGGTATAAGGGAAAAAGAAAAATTGACCCCATGATCGTTAGTGATGGAAAAAATATTTTTGCAACAACAAAAGAAAGCGGCGATGAGCCTCTTTTGCATGCTATAAATACAAAGGTTCCAATAATTGTAGGCCGGGATAGATATTCCGCCTGTATGTTAGCCAAAGAAAACTTTGATATAGATACAATTGTATTAGATGACGGCTATCAGCATAGGAAACTAGAAAGAGACTGCAATATTGTTTTAATAGATGCTACCAACCCATTTGGCGGCGGGAGACTTCTGCCACTTGGAACACTCAGGGAAGATTTAAGACAACTTAAAAGAGCAGATGAATTTATCATTACTAAAGCTGATCTTGTAGATGATAGAGAGATAAAAAAGATCAAGAAATATCTGTCTAAATACAAGAAAAATATCTCAGTGGCCAAATATGGTGTAGTTTCTTTAAAGGATCTCAAGGGAGATAGAAAACCTCTTTTTTGGGTAAATAAAAAAAAGGTCTTATTATTTAGCGGGTTAGCTAATCCCCTGAATTTTGAAAAAACCGTGATTTCTCTTATGCCTTCTGCAACTGACAGGATGGACTTTTTGGATCACCATAATTTTAAAGAAAGAGATTTCAAAAAAATAATGAAAAGAGCAGATGAAATGGGTGCAGACTTTATAATAACTACAGAAAAAGATATTGTAAAACTCCCGCAGAATTTTCATATGCCGAGAACGTATGTACTGAAAGTAGAATTAACTATGTTAGAAGATAACCTGTTTCAACAGTAGGAGGAATAATGTTTCAAATAGACGATATAAGAGAAAAAAATATAGATAAATTTTATGAAATTTATCTTACAGGCGGAAAATTAAAATTAATCGAAGCTGTCGCAGAAGGGTTAGGAAAAAGATCATATTTTACTATCGATTGTGATGGAACTATTAAAAGAAAGCCAATGAATCATGCTCTCCCACTGATAACAACTATAAATAGCGATAACTATAAAGAGATCATAGAGACCCTTTTAGAACAAATGGTCGACCTGACTCAGAGGGAAAAGATAAAAAAAATAGAGAGGTTATCTAAGTATTCTATGGATACTTTAACTAATAATTTCAATAAAATCATGGCCAGCGGGGATAAAGTTTTTGGTCTTAAGTATGGAAAGGAACTATTTTTAAGAGATAGACAATTATTCTTTAAGATGCTCTTTGATTATGTTTTATTGGAGGATATAGACAGTGAAAAGTCAGCTATGGCCTGGAGCTTATACCTACTCATGAAAGACAATGATTTTTCAGATGAAGTATTTTATGTGGGGATGTCATATCTCCTGCAAAGAAGATCTGAATTCAATGATTTTGAGAGGGTAAGCAGCACTAATTTCACTCCTACACCTAAGATGGAAGTAATCGCAGTATCTAAAACTATAGATTCTTCAGCAGTCTCTAGTTATGGAAAGATCTTAAATGAATTTACATATAAAAAAGAAGCGATCTATACAGAGATCCTGAAAGAAAAAATTAAATACTAAAAATTAGCTACCAATATTCACTAATAAAAAGATTAAAAGGCACAGTCACGAATTACACGAATGACGCGAATTAATATAAGAAAATAGAACGCGGATGACACAGATCTCAAGTTGATAATCACAGGTTGATGCAGATTTAAAAGATTGAATACAGAGGAAAAGAAAGATTTAGCCACTAATTAACACCGATCATAATTAAAGTTGAAGGATTTTCTTTGTGAAACTCTTTATCTCGGTATCTTTGTGCTGAGGAATCTGTGTCATCTGTGTCAAAAAGCTTCTGTGATATAACAGTAAAATTTTATAAATTAGTGATACATTTTAATTTCTTTATTAAAGTAATAGAGAAATTAAATATTCGTATAAACTTGATGGCAAAGAAAGGTATATTCGTGATACACAAGTATTAACTAGATAAAAAAGGATGTTAATATATGGATAATAATAATAATAATAATATAAAAAAAATAGGAATTTTCGGTGGAAGTTTTAATCCTGTCCATAGGGGACATATGGAGATGGCGAATCTGGCCATAGAAAAACTTGATTTAGATCGATTATATCTTGTTCCTGTGGGAACTCCCTGTCATAGATGTGATAATGACTTCGTTAGCGGTCAGGATAGAATGGCTATGATAAAACTAGTCTGTTTAAACAACAAAAAGCTTTTCCCCTGCGATTATGAGATAATTTCTGAAAAGGTATCCTATACCTATGATACCCTCCTGAAAATCGCGGAGATCCACCCTGACAGCCTTATATACGAAATTATCGGAGAAGATTCCGCAGAGTATCTAACCAGTTGGAAAAATTATGAAAAGATGGTTGATCTCTGTAAATTTGTTTTTTTCAAAAGAAAGGGCTATCAGTCCACTATCCATGGCCTTCTGACTATTGAAGCACCACTATTTAATATCAGCTCTACCCTGATCAGGGAAAAAATAAAAAACAACGAACCATTGGAAGATTATATAACTCCAGAAGTAGAAGAATATATAAGAGAGCATAACTTGTATAGATAACCTGTCACGAATTACGTGAAGAAAAATTTTAATTTAAGGGTTTAAAACCTCAAAAGTTAAGAGAAAGATAGCTATGCTATCTTTCTCTTATATCCAAACTTTGGTTCCCCTAGGGGGAACCATAAAAGGAAGGGGAATTCGTGACAACAAATAAAATTTTTATATAAAGGGGGCAATAAATTATGATAATCAGAGAATGTGACACGAAAAAAGTAACCAGTGAAAAACCTCGTGGGGGGCATGGTCTTATCCATGGAATGCAATATCTTGTAGGTGATCAAATTACCAATAAGATAAAAATCGTCATGGCAAACGACCTTGAGATAGGAGCTATGATAGGAGAACACTCCCATATAGATGATGAGGAGTTTTACTACATTATCGCAGGGCAGGGCAGGGTTATCGATGATGGTGTGGTAAAAGAAGTCAGTGCCGGAGATTTAGTTTATACAGGTTCCGGGCACTCCCATTCATTGGAAAATATAGGCGATACAAAATTAAAATTTTTGGCTTTCATAGTTGAAAAGTAGGGACATGACGGGTAATATAGGGTGACTCATAAGTAGAAAATCTACTTGTGAGTTGCTCTTTTTTTATACTTCTATTTCAGACGTTGAATTGAGTTTTTTAGAAAAAACAAAAGAAATAATTTGACATGAAGTACATTCAATGATATATTAATCACATAAGTATTGTAATAATTATAAAATTATAATTAAACCAAAAGGAGTGTATAAATATGAAAAAAGAAAAGGTAGTAGTAATTGGAACAAACCATGCAGGAACTCATTCCATCCTTGAGATAGCTAATAAATATAAAGATACCCATGAGGTAGTTACATATGATAAAAATGATAACATCTCATTTTTAGGGTGCGGAATGGCACTGTGGATCGGCGGAGTAATTGATTCTGGAGACGGGTTATTCTACGCTACCCCTGAATCACTCCGTGAAGCTGGAGCAGAGGTTCATATGAAGCATGATTTTAAAAATGTAGATTTTGATAAAAAAACTATAGAAGTTGAAGATATAGACACTGGAGAAATGAAGACTGAAACTTATGACAAGCTTATCTTTGCAATTGGATCATGGCCTATCTTACCTCCTTTACCGGGACATGATTTAGAAAACATTATGTATGCTAAGATCTTCCAAAATGCACAGTCTGCAATTGAAAAGATAAAGGACCCATCTATTAAGAAGGTTACTGTGGTAGGAGCCGGATATATAGGAATCGAATTAGTAGAAGCTTTCAAAGAAAATGGAAAGGAAGTTACTTTAATCAACGATATGGATGTTCTAAACAGATATTACGATTCTAATTTCCAGGAGATGATGAGAGCTAACTTAGAAAAAAATGGCATCATCATGCAATTAGGAGAAACTGTTACTGAATTTGCAGGAGATGGGAAGGTTAGTAAAGTCATCACAACTAAGGGTGAGTACGATACCGACCTAGTACTCATGTCTATTGGATTCAAACCCAATACAGGAATTTTAGCGGATACAGGTATCGAATTGACACCTAGAGGAGCTATCCTCACTAACAACAGGATGGAAACAAGTATTAAAGACGTCTATGCAATAGGAGACTGTGCTACCGTATACAACAATGCCTCGGAACAATTTGAAAATATTGCTCTTGCAACTAACGCTGTCAGAACAGGAATCGTTGCAGGTCACAATGTTTGTGGTACACCACTTGAGATGCAGGGAGTACAGGGGTCTAACGCAATCCATATATTTGGATTGACCTTATCCTCTACCGGATTGACTGAATGTGTAGCAAAAAGTTCAGGAATGAATGTTGAAACGGTTGAATTCACAGATTTAATCAAATCTGCTTTCATGCCGGAAAATGATGAGATCACAGTAAAAGTAGTCTGGGAAAAGGAAACCAAGAGAATTGTAGGAGCACAAATGGCATCTACTTCAGATATTACATTAGCATTACATTTCTTTAGTTTAGCTATACAGGAAAGATATACTATGGATAAGTTAGCACTTACAGATACATTTTTCCTCCCGCACTTTAACCAGCCGCATAATTTCATTACAAAAGCTGGATTGTTAGCCTTGGGTAAATTATAAAAAATATAAGAAGAGGCTCTTTGAGCCTCTTCTCTTTAAAGTTGCCAATTTATTGCCTCTCTTCCCTTGGATCTTAAATAGTCATTAGTTTTGGAAAAAGGTCTGCTTCCAAAAAATCCCCTATAGGCTGAGAGTGGTGAAGGATGA
Encoded proteins:
- a CDS encoding ABC-ATPase domain-containing protein → MKKLKEALNKLDGKSYGGYKEIRGRYNFIDYTFEILRVQGDPFASPSLFSVEIELLKYGYSKDYYDNPSKKVAFEDYILRKLNKLILKLGKRSGSGKSGQLNILSPKQEILKRSAVEIIGDTLVVKFYGGLPANGRRIASRGAVMMIFNEIPKISKELEINNVGLEKLQQHIKTNLKSDSIRRAIKKENLIVFIENNSNLARMSSIDDRVLKDGIPFNAPKSLQVTLHLDNGDVVTGMGIQKGITVITGGGFHGKSTLLTAIEKGVYNHILGDGREGVITHRDTVKIRAEDGRWISGLDISNFINNLPHKKDTRNFTTANASGSTSQAANIMEALELGATTLLIDEDTTATNFMVRDRKIQELISHKKEPITPFIERIESMKARDISVIIVVGGLGDYFSMADRVIMLDEYNLIDVTEKAKIIDKKFENLNVRGVTEKFNIPFRRVDSRKTKKLFTSDRCKVKTRELDELLIDRESIDIRYLEQYVENAQVTFTGEIIRKIFSQDKYETFKEKLENLQAEIDKNNLSKLLKSNSGSLVEARKYEIAGAVTRLRKDIFEK
- the lpxK gene encoding tetraacyldisaccharide 4'-kinase, producing the protein MELLAYLYHLITNFRNRLYDKKIFKSKKIDDIEIFCVGNITVGGTGKTPTVQYLVQKFLDEGKKVAIVSRGYKGKRKIDPMIVSDGKNIFATTKESGDEPLLHAINTKVPIIVGRDRYSACMLAKENFDIDTIVLDDGYQHRKLERDCNIVLIDATNPFGGGRLLPLGTLREDLRQLKRADEFIITKADLVDDREIKKIKKYLSKYKKNISVAKYGVVSLKDLKGDRKPLFWVNKKKVLLFSGLANPLNFEKTVISLMPSATDRMDFLDHHNFKERDFKKIMKRADEMGADFIITTEKDIVKLPQNFHMPRTYVLKVELTMLEDNLFQQ
- the nadD gene encoding nicotinate-nucleotide adenylyltransferase, which gives rise to MDNNNNNNIKKIGIFGGSFNPVHRGHMEMANLAIEKLDLDRLYLVPVGTPCHRCDNDFVSGQDRMAMIKLVCLNNKKLFPCDYEIISEKVSYTYDTLLKIAEIHPDSLIYEIIGEDSAEYLTSWKNYEKMVDLCKFVFFKRKGYQSTIHGLLTIEAPLFNISSTLIREKIKNNEPLEDYITPEVEEYIREHNLYR
- a CDS encoding cupin domain-containing protein; its protein translation is MIIRECDTKKVTSEKPRGGHGLIHGMQYLVGDQITNKIKIVMANDLEIGAMIGEHSHIDDEEFYYIIAGQGRVIDDGVVKEVSAGDLVYTGSGHSHSLENIGDTKLKFLAFIVEK
- the nox gene encoding H2O-forming NADH oxidase; its protein translation is MKKEKVVVIGTNHAGTHSILEIANKYKDTHEVVTYDKNDNISFLGCGMALWIGGVIDSGDGLFYATPESLREAGAEVHMKHDFKNVDFDKKTIEVEDIDTGEMKTETYDKLIFAIGSWPILPPLPGHDLENIMYAKIFQNAQSAIEKIKDPSIKKVTVVGAGYIGIELVEAFKENGKEVTLINDMDVLNRYYDSNFQEMMRANLEKNGIIMQLGETVTEFAGDGKVSKVITTKGEYDTDLVLMSIGFKPNTGILADTGIELTPRGAILTNNRMETSIKDVYAIGDCATVYNNASEQFENIALATNAVRTGIVAGHNVCGTPLEMQGVQGSNAIHIFGLTLSSTGLTECVAKSSGMNVETVEFTDLIKSAFMPENDEITVKVVWEKETKRIVGAQMASTSDITLALHFFSLAIQERYTMDKLALTDTFFLPHFNQPHNFITKAGLLALGKL